A region of the Thermoplasmata archaeon genome:
TGATGGTGACGGTTCAAGTCGGGAGCGAGAGCGAGATCGACCTCTACACGATGACGATGCGGGACTTCGAGGACTACAAGAGCACCGTGTCGGAGAACTTCGGCTACTTCCCAAGCTTCTCCAAGGAGATGATGAAGTATCTCGAGTACCCGAGGCCATTCTCGCCCGACGTCGAGGACGACTATGTTATTCTCCTCGACAACGCGCCCAAGACCGCCACAGGCGCACCGGGCACCGCCGACGCCTTCTGCAGGCTGACGATCAAGGTGGAGCACAGGACTCCATTCCCATGGGCGCTTGTGCTCGGCGTCATTATTCTAATCGTGGTGGTCGTGGCTGTGGCCGTCGCAGCGGTCTCCTATAGGAGGAGGCTGGTGGCGATGCGGGAGGCCGAGGAGATTAGGAAGAGGGCCGAGGCAGCGAAGGTGAGGCCGATATACATCCAGCCCCAGGCCCCGGGCGCGGAGGGCGTCCCCCTGACGGCCCCTCCCCCCTCCTCGACTTGCAAGTCCTGCCCCCACATATACGACCCGACCTCGCCCAACTGCATTGCCTGCGAGTACAGGTGAGGAATCTAGAATAGGCGTGGGTTAGGCGCGGGCGGGCGCAATTGACGGCCTACTCAAGTCACCCTCCATCTCTACGCGTCAGGGGCGATTCCGAAAACTCGACCCGGTGGGCTGGGGCCCCGACCCAATTAATCGCCCCGGGCAGGCCTCTCCTCAGTGGTGAGTCTCGGGCAGCGAGCGCGAAATTCCGCAGGGGATGCCAACGGTTCCTCAAACCCTGTTTTGGCGCCCGGACGCCTTTCTGAAGCTCCGGACGGGTGCACCGCACACCGGGCACTCGGGCGCCTTTTTCCCGAGCTCCCTCTTGCAGCCCGTGCACCTGTAGCCCCACTTGAGAACCTCTCGAATTCCCTTCTGGACGACTGGCCTGTAGGGGATGCCCAGTATCTCGGCGAGGTTCTGGATGGAGTAATCGTCCGTCAGGATGGTCGCGCCGGTCTCAAGGGCTAGGGCGAGAACCTGCATGTCGGCGCCGGAGAGCCGGGCGTCGTCGCCCGTCCCTTCAGTCGCCCTCCGGACGGTCTCCATCGAGGCCGTGGAGGGCTGGACGACTCTCAGCCTGACCTCCTTTAAATAGGCCAGCTTTCGGCGCGCCCACGCGTGCCCCAGCTCCTTCTCCACTAGTGGGGGCATGAGAAGCTCCTCCGCGAGCGGCGGGTCAACTCCGGAAAGAATCGCGGAGGCGTCCAGAACCAGTTTCACGGCACACGAAACCGGTTTATAAAGATTAAATTTATCTCTTGAAATAATATACCTATACTAGTACATGGAAAGATAAGGAAGAGGTAATAAAATGGCGGAGACGGGGAGCTACCAGGCCGACCAGATTCAGGTCATGGAAGGCCTTCAGGCCGTCCGCAAGAGGCCGTCGATGTACATAGGAAGCACTGACTCCCGTGGTCTCCACCATCTAGTATACGAAGTCGTGGACAATAGCATAGACGAGACCCTAGCAGGCTACTGCACCGAGATACTCGTAACATTGTGCGCCGACGGCTCCGTCAGGGTCGAGGACAATGGAAGGGGGATACCGGTCGACATCCACCCGAAGTACGGGAAGCCCGGCCTCGAGATAGTCATGACGATTCTCCACTCCGGCGGCAAGTTCGACAAGCAGACCTACAAGGTCTCGGGCGGGCTGCATGGTGTTGGTGTGCACGTGGTCAATGCCCTCTCGGAGTGGCTCGAGGCCTACGTCAAGCGCGATGGAAAGCTCTACAGGCAGAGGTATGAGAGGGGGAAGCCGGTGACGGGCGTCGAGGTCGTTGGGGAGGCCGAGGGCACGGGCACCATCATCCACTTCCTTCCTGACAAGGAGATATTCCAGACCACGGAATTCGATTACGGCATAATATCGACGAGGATGAGGGAGCTTGCCTTCCTGAACAGAGGCCTCAGGATAGGAATCACGGACGAGAGGACGGGCCAGAGCGAGAGCTTCGTGTACGAGGGCGGTCTGGTCTCCTTCGTGAGGTTCATCAACAGCAACCAGAACTGCCTGCACGAGCCGCCCATCTGCTTCGAGGGCCGGGCAGATTCCGTGACGGTCGAGATTGCGATGCAGTACACCGACGACTTCATCGAGAGGGTCTACAGTTTCGTCAACAACATCAATACCATTGACGGCGGCACGCACCTCACGGGCTTCCGCGCGGGCCTGACCCGCGTCGTCAACGACTTCGCGCGCAGGAGGGGCCTGCTCAAGCCATCCAACGGTGGCCTGAGCGGCGAGGACACGAGGGAGGGCCTGAGCGCGGTGATCAGCGTGAAGGTCCCCGAGCCGCAGTTCGAGGGCCAGACAAAGACCCGGCTGGGCAACAGCGAGATAAAGGGGATTGTGGAGTCGATAGTGGTTGAGAAGCTCTCAACAATCTTCGACGAGAACCCCAGGGTCGTTGATAAGATTCTTCAGAAGTGCCTCCTAGCGAGGGAGGCTCGCGAGGCGGCGCGGAGGGCGCGGGAGCTGACCCGTAGGAAGGGAATTCTCGAGAGCGGCTCGCTACCGGGCAAGCTCGCCGACTGCTCCGAGACCGACCCGGCGAAGTGCGAGCTCTATCTCGTCGAGGGCGACTCCGCGGGCGGGAGCACAAAGCAGGGGAGGGACAGGCGCTTCCAGGCGGTCCTGCCCCTCCGGGGCAAGATACTCAACGTCGAGAAGGCCCGACTGGACAAGGTTCTGAAGAACAACGAGATAGAAGCGATGATAACCGTCTTCGGAACCGGCATTGGAGAGGAGTTCGACATCAGCAAGGCCAGATACCACAAGATCATCATCATGACCGACGCGGACGTCGACGGCGCGCACATCAGGACTCTCCTCCTGACCTTCATCTACAGATACATGCGCGGGCTGATAGACAAGGGCTACGTCTACATCGCCCAGCCCCCGCTCTACAGGATCACAAAGGGCAAGGAGACGCACTACTGCTACTCTGAGAAGGAGAAGGCGGAGGTGCTCGAGAAGTTGGGGCCCCGGGCCCAGGTCCAGAGGTACAAGGGCCTCGGCGAGATGAACCCCCAGCAGCTCTGGGAGACCACGATGAACCCGGAGACCAGAATTCTCAAGCAGGTCACGATTGAGGACGCGGTCAGGGCGGACCAGCTCTTCACGATTCTCATGGGCGACCAGGTCGAGCCCCGGAAGGAGTTCATTACCGAGCACTCGAAAGAGGTAAGGAATCTTGATATATAATGTGGGAGGCGCGGTGCTGACATGGGCTTCATGAGAGCCGCGGTTGCTCTGGGGCTGGCGGCGCTCTTTCTGGTCCCCGCCGGAGGCCCCCTCTCCCCTGCGGGTCTCTCGCTCGCGAGGGTGGTGTCCTCATTCTCCAACGGCTCGGAGAGCGGGCTGCTCGAGCTCCGGCCTCCGGACGAGAACCGCGAGCTCTCGATATCCCTCCCAGAGCACTGCTACGTGGTCGATGCCTCCCTCTCCATCTCCACGGCCCTGTCCGACGGCGGGGGGTTCCCGGAGGCCCCGGTGCTCGACCTCGAGGGGGACGGAAAGCCGGAGTGGGCCTTCTGCGCGACTGGCGCGGGCGCCTTCGGCCTCCAGACGGTGACGGCTACCGGCGGGAGGACCGTGGAGCTGAGGTTCCCCTCGGCCGGGAGCCAGAGCTTCAGCCTCCTGCTCCCGAGGGGCGCGCTCGTGACCGGTGCCTCGCTCAATGTATCGGGCAGATTGGATGGAATTCAATTCACGAACGCCAGCATCTACGGTCGCGGGTCCTATGATATGCTCGGCCTCTCCGTCGCCGGCGGGGTCGACATCAACCGTGACGGCGTGGACGACGTGGTCATTGGGGCCCCGGGCGCGGACACGAAGGGCATGACGGACAACGGCGCCGTCACGGTGCTCTACGGCCCGCTCGACGGCCCCCTCCCCGCGCCCGACAGTGTGGAGGGCACTGAGAGCGGGGAGCTGCTGGGGTTCTCAGTCGCCGCCGTCCGCGACTTCGATGGCGACGGCTTCGGCGAGGTTCTCGCCGGGGCCCCCAACGCCACGCCGCGCGGGGCCGGGACGCCCACCCCGAACGCTGGCATCGCCCTCCTCCTCCCCTACGAGGCGTCGGCCGGGAGGCTCAGGTCCCTGCCCGCCCGGACGATTCCGGGCCTAACCGTGAACGGCCAGATGGGCTTCTCCGTCGCCGAGATTCCGGACTTCAACGGCGACGGCCGGAGGGACATAGCGGCTGGGGAGGTTCTGGCGAACAGGACGGTCCTCCAGCCCTACATCGGGAGGGTGGCCGCGCTGGGCAGCGGCGAGCTGGCCCCCGCGCCCGTAAACCTTTGGGGCGAGAGCCCCTACTCCCTCTTCGGCTTTTGCATCCTGAGGGGCCCGGACAACGACCTCAACCGCGACGGAAAGCCGGACCTCGCAATCGGCTCCCCCCTGGCCTCCCCCGGTGGGAAGGGCATGGTGGGGGCGGTCTACATCTTCACGAGCCCCGAGGAGCACTATTGGCTGGTGATTCAGGGCGAGCAGCCCTCCAGCAACTTCAGCGCCTCGCTCGCCGCGGGCGACTTCAACGGCGATGGAGTTGCCGACCTGGCGGTCGGGGCCCCGGCGATGAAGAATGAGGGGACCGAGACCGGCGCCGTGGTGGTCTACTTCGGGGGAGAGAGAGGAATCGATTCCTCGGTCAGTCCGGTGGTTCTCTGGGGCCCCCTCGAGAGGGCCCGCTACGGGGCCTCCATCGCCTGCCCGGGCGACCTCGACCTCGACGGTTGCGACGAGCTCCTTGTGGGCGCGCCGGGAGCGGCCAGGCCCGCGGGGGCGCAGAGGACGGGGGCGGTCGAGGTGCTCTTCCTAGGCAGGAACGAGAGCGTCTGGATATGGGGCGAGAGGCCGAACGAGAACTTCGGCTTCTCCCTCTCCGCCGCGGGCGATGTGAACGGGGACGGCCTAAGGGACTTCATCGTCGGCGCGCCGACCTCCACTGGGGGCAACCTCGAGGCCTGCGGCCGCGCGATCGTCTTCACGACGCGTCTGCTCGCGCCCCTGAACCCCTCCGTCTGCGTCGGCGGCCTCGGCGCCGACGACTGGTCCTTCAGGGGGTACTACACGCGAGACCTGAGAATTCCCGACTTCTCCTCGAAGCTCAACGGCCTCCTTCAGAACCCCCTGCGCGAGGTCGAGGACGAGTTCGGCAATGTGCTCGTCGAGATTCCCGTGGTGGTGCGCAGCGAGAGCCCCGGGACGCTGGTTGTGCACGACATATCCATCGCCTATAAATGGACCGCTCTCGTGGACAGGAACCCCAGCGCGGGGAACCTGACGAACTCGCTCAACGCCCTCCTGAGCCACAGCGCGAGCGGCAACGCCACCAAAACCATCCCCCTCGTCCTCACCTCCGCGACGCCGGGGAGCGTCCGGGTCCACAGCCCGAGGATTGTGATAGACGAGCCCCCGTCGTGCAGGGAAGATGTGGCGGTCGAGCTCCCGGAGGACACGAGGAACGAGCACCTCCTCGACCTCCGGAGCGTGTTCAGCGACGACTTCGACAACGAGGAGCTGGTCTTTTCTCTGGAGGGATGGACAAACGCCTCGATAGTGTCGCTAGGAATTTCCGGGGGGAGGTGGCTCTCCGCCGACGCGCTCACCGGAGAGGCCAACGACAACTGGACCGGAGAGGTCGAGGCGGCCGTGTCCGCGATGGACCGCCGGAACCTGAGCCGCACGGCCCGCGTTCTGGTCTCAGTGGTCCCGGTCAACGACCCGCCCGTGTTCACGGGAGATGAGCCGCCGCACGAGGCCACCGTAGGCCTTCCGTACTTCTACAATCCCGCGGTCGTCGACTCCGACGGCCCCTCTCTCTCTTTCTGGCTCGAGGGGGCTCCCGAGGGCATGAGCGTGAGCGAGGCCACGGGCGAGCTGCGCTGGACGCCGGGGCTGGCCCAGCTCAACCGGAGCTACACC
Encoded here:
- a CDS encoding FG-GAP-like repeat-containing protein, yielding MGFMRAAVALGLAALFLVPAGGPLSPAGLSLARVVSSFSNGSESGLLELRPPDENRELSISLPEHCYVVDASLSISTALSDGGGFPEAPVLDLEGDGKPEWAFCATGAGAFGLQTVTATGGRTVELRFPSAGSQSFSLLLPRGALVTGASLNVSGRLDGIQFTNASIYGRGSYDMLGLSVAGGVDINRDGVDDVVIGAPGADTKGMTDNGAVTVLYGPLDGPLPAPDSVEGTESGELLGFSVAAVRDFDGDGFGEVLAGAPNATPRGAGTPTPNAGIALLLPYEASAGRLRSLPARTIPGLTVNGQMGFSVAEIPDFNGDGRRDIAAGEVLANRTVLQPYIGRVAALGSGELAPAPVNLWGESPYSLFGFCILRGPDNDLNRDGKPDLAIGSPLASPGGKGMVGAVYIFTSPEEHYWLVIQGEQPSSNFSASLAAGDFNGDGVADLAVGAPAMKNEGTETGAVVVYFGGERGIDSSVSPVVLWGPLERARYGASIACPGDLDLDGCDELLVGAPGAARPAGAQRTGAVEVLFLGRNESVWIWGERPNENFGFSLSAAGDVNGDGLRDFIVGAPTSTGGNLEACGRAIVFTTRLLAPLNPSVCVGGLGADDWSFRGYYTRDLRIPDFSSKLNGLLQNPLREVEDEFGNVLVEIPVVVRSESPGTLVVHDISIAYKWTALVDRNPSAGNLTNSLNALLSHSASGNATKTIPLVLTSATPGSVRVHSPRIVIDEPPSCREDVAVELPEDTRNEHLLDLRSVFSDDFDNEELVFSLEGWTNASIVSLGISGGRWLSADALTGEANDNWTGEVEAAVSAMDRRNLSRTARVLVSVVPVNDPPVFTGDEPPHEATVGLPYFYNPAVVDSDGPSLSFWLEGAPEGMSVSEATGELRWTPGLAQLNRSYTVTLWVSDGELENSRSWPLRVAGRLMGVRFNSTPPRTVYDGETYFYRPSVLTDVPGASIALSLSRSPEGMRLENGTVIWNPPHMSGMIFEAALNASDGFFTAEQSWRVIVLSRGWPNSSFGCIFHFPDNGSRVSGMVRVGGSSWALDEVIESVELSVDGGRWRRARGVQDWEYWLDTSELPNGPHTISARACAGPNYSPPVSINVIVDNPPETLIERVGDIGLIIIGLLILLAVAGASAGLYMKRKRAAGAAPASPAPPAPPVPPAPGPHTGASPAAGAAAAAPGPPAAPAPPLLPGEEEGFAVEDVFLVYIDGRLIHHSTRRLATGVDTEILSSMLTALTSFVRDALSKTGEATVGSLEYGGNKIIFEMGRWVYLAVVITTRQEPPGLREEMRQAVRNVESEFGAVLPDWDGNIATLAGARRLLAPLTSFTVARPTARAPPPEVEVSVLGELEFYQGYVRLKVAVKNSSPAFIMDAALKVMYNESAFRLERIEPEYPLSGREILLGNIGIKEKKTVALYLDPQICTESYIDATLTFRDAQGNLHHADMRRKLASVVCPIMHTDENINVAMLRRMLEAELDQKDSKVFSLPQGLSPEKAFELCKRAVQSHDIRLVREFEERSPSYVGEAWYFGRVKGRPERLVVRASVREDTSSAEFYVASDSKLVLTGLLAELKNDLNREYRKEMASERQMEPVLDPARRERVRRERTLLDRHAEAEASGTNGRGRSAGG
- a CDS encoding nucleic acid-binding protein produces the protein MKLVLDASAILSGVDPPLAEELLMPPLVEKELGHAWARRKLAYLKEVRLRVVQPSTASMETVRRATEGTGDDARLSGADMQVLALALETGATILTDDYSIQNLAEILGIPYRPVVQKGIREVLKWGYRCTGCKRELGKKAPECPVCGAPVRSFRKASGRQNRV
- the gyrB gene encoding DNA topoisomerase (ATP-hydrolyzing) subunit B; translation: MAETGSYQADQIQVMEGLQAVRKRPSMYIGSTDSRGLHHLVYEVVDNSIDETLAGYCTEILVTLCADGSVRVEDNGRGIPVDIHPKYGKPGLEIVMTILHSGGKFDKQTYKVSGGLHGVGVHVVNALSEWLEAYVKRDGKLYRQRYERGKPVTGVEVVGEAEGTGTIIHFLPDKEIFQTTEFDYGIISTRMRELAFLNRGLRIGITDERTGQSESFVYEGGLVSFVRFINSNQNCLHEPPICFEGRADSVTVEIAMQYTDDFIERVYSFVNNINTIDGGTHLTGFRAGLTRVVNDFARRRGLLKPSNGGLSGEDTREGLSAVISVKVPEPQFEGQTKTRLGNSEIKGIVESIVVEKLSTIFDENPRVVDKILQKCLLAREAREAARRARELTRRKGILESGSLPGKLADCSETDPAKCELYLVEGDSAGGSTKQGRDRRFQAVLPLRGKILNVEKARLDKVLKNNEIEAMITVFGTGIGEEFDISKARYHKIIIMTDADVDGAHIRTLLLTFIYRYMRGLIDKGYVYIAQPPLYRITKGKETHYCYSEKEKAEVLEKLGPRAQVQRYKGLGEMNPQQLWETTMNPETRILKQVTIEDAVRADQLFTILMGDQVEPRKEFITEHSKEVRNLDI